A stretch of the Buchananella sp. 14KM1171 genome encodes the following:
- a CDS encoding DEAD/DEAH box helicase, translated as MESQVLLPPTIAADIQAGIGDYLATTFALTDAATRNALERFLDHEETGMFKGPYVRTRLPFAPGSRENLPLDFYPSPHTPYGHQLAAYHRLSTKPNGTERFARPQPTLVTTGTGSGKTEAFLHPILDHVLRAKKAGITGIKALILYPMNALANDQSARLDGLLVTYPELTGVRVGLYTGEHGEGTKFASKYFTTDRYEMRQNPPDILLTNYKMLDMLLLRSEDAGLWQKSATSLTYLVLDEFHSYDGAQGTDVAMLLRRLAATLTSHWPADLSGLPQPFTEADREAPLGGMTPVATSATMGSGQSASSRMLDFASRVFGVPFTEKSVITESRLTPAQWALPARPNAREIEHIRADVPATAKLLGRHLDHAQRLAVLLPLLFENGEAMVGWGEADLLDALRAHPLIVQLAEQSQSAIALTTLAAALLARESRPSPAATTVLTHLLSLLAHVRAVAGLSGLGVDTHLWIREPSRIDAKVNQATEFRWSDDVPTDEDDDATYLPAIYCRQCGRSGWAAQLSATGIDLEFAAGAIRTASYKRDSSIRFLILATGEANSASHRVNLRYFDARSRRLLSVPSGEDEQFPAVPVLVHVGTDAGEEAAASNCPACEGQDTIRFMGSAIATLTSVAISNVFGHHAIDVADKKALVFTDSVQDAAHRAGFIQSRSHSFNLRTSLRAAFNEDGETITLDQLIDAVFATARAGDANQRFAVLPPDLAYRQGFVEFWQGPGNNRTFATAAKKIKHRLAFDAIREFGIDSAFGRTLEATGTITVEVDAGSSEALARIAKSAYDKRFDQIEGTGPRPAALVAWVRGILQRLRRRGGIYHQWLEGYIRSGGDGWYVNGGRKRSEGMPGMGYSRSVPRFVAFGKQNTDTRFDKADTRTSWYVQWTKRCLEVSSDHAPQLLRFLCMALEEEGVLREHSTKQGGTVYSINQDRVLLSSTTDEELEGGALNLECDICKANNVLPGAVAAQLKSAPCMSSGCDGHLQPTRGDAHNYYRNFYRSPYPKRVVSREHSSLLPTKTRLEYETGFKQNPPAPGAPNVLVATPTLEMGIDIGDLSYVVLASMPTSVASYVQRVGRAGRRTGNSLILALVQGRGEHLPKIYDPLSIINGEVEPPSTYLEATEILQRQFAAFAGDRLARLGQVPEQTRQHNVLKSTEPDTYLGKLIELVEQNGDALIADFTSRLAPYLGESSIEALALWARHSLRTDIEKMVHTWNQDRAQLRFKLAAMQKGIKQLEAERDKIRSVHGFKPTDTLERLSDLPADLREAERELRSAVAQTARMRAKLGEDWSSHWISMLESAGLFPNYTLLDDTVTLNVEVTRRNPETTEFEADTKPFTRGASSALMELAPGAAFYADGLEIKIDAIDLGENASRVERWQICPCCGWHAEVSSGPASASGRVSTCARCGDGAIADSGQNMDVVRLQTVSARVFQDESAITDKSDERRRSYFSVIPLPDLDRRYSQAQWFESSTGFGIEYLSRADITWLNLGATSSGAAERTLGGHVVRTPLFRVCSYCGKLDGSVKENSKEEHRYWCKHRLDIEEHNATIAISRHLRTQGVVLHLPSAAAVSEEFAIPTLKAAILLGMQKQIGGTIGTLSIISLPNTKENGPNSILIHDQVPGGTGYLAAFKEPRLVHDALAAAWEVVTTCSCAEEARRACHRCLLPFADHGQVANVSRVDAQRLLGILLGIGPASPRPDFARWSISTSRPESTATESALELRMRALLKQMLEKAGAQMTEVPGLEGPKLIFSLPGSDLKWSLSPQVLLGGTKPDFVLACTNPRIPRLAIYTDGAAFHASSAHNRAGDDAIKRHHLRVDASPSIPWALTDQDLDLFEAQLRDKPLPSAGASEINPQVLDFFSAQYVLPAPITAALSRGSMALLWEWIVDPDVEKWTAFSTIAPSLALVSQYPLDQQTAHNELGVAEPTFNFIKSGLSEGEQGKWWERREGTMRLIAGGIPSREAATRTIRSLVYLDDSAPAAADYQDSWRAWLYWANLTAFASPRVNRVLTASSPDVLDDLDSLGASALPADVPPAWQEILDDAVDDQERSALLQIVAVPSVAKLELPSFGEEIGGTPVLLRWPEYGYAIAYSEDDLPTLTASGLTAHTLTQIDQITAKLVQLSGGN; from the coding sequence GTGGAAAGCCAGGTGCTGCTGCCTCCCACGATTGCTGCCGATATCCAGGCGGGAATCGGGGACTACCTGGCGACCACCTTTGCCCTCACGGACGCCGCCACCCGCAACGCCCTCGAACGGTTCTTGGACCACGAGGAGACGGGCATGTTCAAGGGGCCGTACGTGCGCACCCGCCTGCCCTTTGCGCCCGGCAGCCGGGAAAACCTGCCGCTGGACTTCTACCCCTCCCCGCACACCCCCTACGGTCACCAGCTGGCGGCCTACCACCGCCTGTCCACCAAGCCCAACGGCACGGAGCGTTTTGCGCGCCCTCAACCCACGCTGGTCACCACGGGCACGGGCTCGGGCAAGACTGAGGCCTTCTTGCACCCGATCCTGGACCACGTGCTGCGGGCCAAGAAGGCCGGGATCACGGGCATCAAGGCCCTGATCCTCTACCCCATGAACGCGCTGGCTAACGACCAGTCGGCCCGCCTGGACGGCCTGCTGGTCACCTACCCGGAACTGACCGGAGTGCGGGTGGGCCTCTACACCGGCGAACACGGCGAAGGCACCAAGTTCGCCTCCAAGTACTTCACCACCGACCGCTATGAGATGCGGCAAAACCCGCCGGATATCTTGCTAACCAACTACAAGATGCTGGACATGCTGCTCCTGCGCAGCGAGGACGCCGGCCTGTGGCAGAAGTCGGCCACCTCCCTGACCTACCTGGTGCTGGATGAGTTCCACTCCTACGACGGCGCGCAGGGCACCGACGTCGCCATGCTGCTGCGCCGCCTGGCTGCCACCCTCACCTCCCACTGGCCCGCCGACCTTTCCGGCCTGCCCCAGCCCTTCACCGAGGCAGACAGAGAGGCGCCGCTGGGAGGAATGACGCCGGTGGCAACGTCGGCCACCATGGGCAGCGGGCAAAGCGCCTCCAGCCGCATGCTCGACTTCGCCAGCCGCGTCTTTGGCGTTCCCTTCACCGAGAAGTCCGTGATTACCGAATCGCGCCTCACCCCGGCCCAGTGGGCGCTGCCGGCCCGCCCCAACGCCCGGGAAATCGAGCACATTAGGGCCGACGTTCCCGCCACCGCCAAGCTCCTAGGCCGCCACTTGGACCACGCCCAGCGCCTTGCCGTGCTCCTGCCGCTGCTCTTTGAAAACGGCGAGGCGATGGTGGGCTGGGGCGAGGCCGATCTGCTTGACGCCCTGCGCGCCCACCCGCTCATCGTCCAGCTAGCCGAGCAGAGCCAAAGCGCCATCGCCCTGACAACACTGGCCGCCGCGCTGCTGGCGCGCGAGTCGCGGCCCTCGCCCGCCGCCACCACCGTCCTAACCCACTTGCTCTCCCTGCTGGCGCACGTGCGCGCCGTGGCCGGCCTGTCTGGGCTAGGCGTGGATACCCACCTGTGGATCCGTGAACCCTCCCGCATCGACGCCAAGGTCAACCAGGCCACCGAATTCAGGTGGAGCGACGACGTTCCCACCGACGAGGACGACGACGCGACCTACCTGCCCGCCATCTACTGCCGCCAATGCGGGCGCAGCGGGTGGGCCGCTCAGCTCAGCGCCACCGGGATAGACCTGGAATTTGCGGCGGGTGCCATCCGCACCGCCTCATACAAGCGCGATAGTTCCATTCGCTTCCTGATCCTGGCCACCGGCGAGGCCAACAGCGCCTCCCACCGCGTCAACCTGCGTTACTTCGACGCCCGCTCGCGCCGCCTGCTCTCCGTTCCCAGCGGCGAGGACGAGCAGTTCCCGGCCGTGCCAGTGCTGGTGCACGTGGGCACCGACGCTGGCGAGGAAGCCGCCGCCTCCAACTGCCCGGCCTGCGAGGGGCAGGACACCATTCGCTTCATGGGCTCGGCCATCGCCACCCTCACCAGCGTTGCGATCTCCAACGTGTTTGGTCACCACGCCATCGACGTGGCAGACAAGAAGGCCCTGGTCTTCACCGACTCCGTGCAGGACGCCGCCCACCGCGCCGGCTTCATTCAGTCCCGCTCCCACTCCTTCAACCTGCGCACCTCGCTGCGCGCCGCGTTCAACGAGGACGGGGAAACGATCACGCTGGACCAGTTGATCGATGCGGTGTTCGCAACCGCGCGGGCGGGAGATGCCAACCAGCGTTTTGCGGTGCTCCCGCCAGACCTGGCCTACCGGCAGGGATTCGTGGAGTTTTGGCAGGGGCCCGGAAACAACCGGACTTTTGCCACCGCCGCCAAGAAGATCAAGCACCGCCTAGCCTTTGACGCGATCCGCGAGTTCGGCATCGACAGCGCCTTTGGCCGCACCCTGGAGGCTACCGGCACCATCACGGTGGAGGTGGACGCGGGCAGCAGCGAAGCCCTGGCGCGCATTGCCAAGAGCGCATACGACAAGCGTTTTGACCAGATCGAGGGAACCGGCCCTCGCCCGGCAGCGTTGGTGGCGTGGGTGCGCGGCATCCTGCAGCGCCTGCGCCGCCGGGGCGGCATCTACCACCAGTGGCTGGAGGGCTACATTCGCTCCGGTGGTGACGGCTGGTACGTCAACGGCGGGCGCAAGCGCAGCGAGGGCATGCCCGGGATGGGGTACTCCCGTTCGGTGCCCCGCTTCGTGGCCTTCGGCAAGCAAAACACGGACACTCGCTTCGACAAGGCAGATACCCGCACCAGCTGGTACGTGCAGTGGACCAAGCGATGCCTGGAGGTCTCCAGCGACCACGCCCCGCAACTGCTGAGGTTCCTGTGCATGGCGCTCGAGGAGGAAGGAGTGCTCAGAGAGCACTCCACCAAGCAGGGCGGCACCGTCTACTCCATCAACCAGGACCGCGTGCTGCTCAGCTCCACCACCGATGAAGAACTAGAGGGCGGCGCGCTCAACCTGGAATGCGACATCTGTAAGGCCAACAACGTGCTACCGGGCGCGGTGGCTGCACAGCTAAAGAGCGCGCCCTGCATGTCCTCCGGCTGCGATGGCCACCTGCAGCCCACACGCGGGGACGCCCACAACTACTACCGCAACTTCTACCGCTCCCCCTACCCCAAGCGCGTGGTCTCCCGTGAGCACTCATCGCTGCTGCCCACCAAGACGCGCCTGGAGTACGAGACCGGTTTCAAGCAAAACCCGCCCGCCCCCGGCGCGCCCAACGTGCTCGTGGCCACCCCCACCCTGGAGATGGGCATCGACATCGGTGACCTGTCGTACGTGGTGCTCGCCTCCATGCCCACCAGTGTTGCCAGCTACGTGCAGCGGGTGGGCCGCGCGGGACGTCGGACAGGAAACTCGCTCATCCTGGCGCTAGTGCAGGGGCGGGGCGAGCACCTGCCCAAGATCTACGACCCGCTCTCCATCATCAACGGCGAGGTGGAGCCGCCCAGCACCTACCTGGAGGCCACCGAGATCCTGCAGCGTCAGTTCGCTGCATTTGCCGGCGACCGCCTGGCCCGCCTGGGGCAGGTCCCGGAGCAAACCCGTCAGCACAACGTGCTCAAGTCCACCGAACCTGACACCTACCTGGGCAAGCTGATCGAGCTGGTGGAACAAAACGGCGACGCGCTGATCGCCGACTTCACCTCCCGCCTGGCCCCGTATCTAGGGGAAAGCAGTATCGAGGCGTTGGCGCTTTGGGCTCGCCACTCCCTGCGCACGGACATAGAAAAGATGGTTCACACCTGGAACCAGGACCGCGCGCAGCTTCGGTTCAAGCTGGCCGCCATGCAAAAGGGCATCAAGCAGCTCGAGGCAGAGCGAGACAAGATCCGCTCCGTGCACGGCTTCAAGCCCACCGACACGCTGGAGAGGCTGAGCGACCTGCCCGCAGACCTACGCGAGGCCGAACGAGAGCTGCGCTCCGCCGTGGCACAGACCGCGCGGATGCGCGCCAAGTTGGGTGAGGACTGGTCCAGCCACTGGATCTCCATGCTGGAATCGGCTGGCCTGTTCCCCAACTACACGCTGCTGGACGACACCGTCACCCTGAACGTAGAGGTCACCAGGCGCAACCCGGAGACCACCGAGTTCGAGGCGGACACCAAGCCGTTCACGCGCGGGGCCAGCAGCGCGCTGATGGAGCTAGCCCCCGGGGCGGCCTTCTACGCCGACGGCCTGGAAATCAAGATCGACGCCATTGACCTGGGAGAAAACGCCTCCCGCGTGGAGCGTTGGCAAATCTGCCCGTGCTGCGGCTGGCACGCGGAGGTGAGCAGCGGCCCGGCTAGCGCATCCGGGCGCGTCTCCACCTGCGCCCGCTGTGGGGACGGCGCGATTGCCGACTCCGGGCAGAACATGGACGTGGTGCGCCTGCAGACGGTCTCCGCGCGCGTGTTCCAGGACGAGAGCGCCATCACCGACAAGAGCGACGAGCGCCGCCGCTCCTACTTCTCCGTCATCCCGCTGCCGGACCTGGACCGGCGCTACAGCCAGGCGCAGTGGTTTGAGTCCTCCACCGGCTTTGGTATCGAATACCTCAGCCGCGCCGACATCACCTGGCTGAACCTGGGGGCAACCTCCAGCGGCGCGGCCGAGCGCACCCTGGGCGGGCACGTGGTACGCACTCCCCTGTTCAGGGTGTGCTCCTACTGCGGGAAGCTCGATGGCAGCGTGAAGGAGAACTCCAAGGAGGAACACCGCTACTGGTGCAAGCACCGCTTGGACATCGAGGAGCACAACGCCACCATCGCGATCTCCCGCCACCTGCGCACCCAGGGCGTTGTGCTGCACCTGCCCAGTGCCGCAGCGGTGAGTGAGGAATTTGCGATCCCCACGTTGAAGGCCGCGATCCTGTTGGGCATGCAGAAGCAAATCGGTGGCACGATCGGCACGCTCTCCATCATCTCCCTGCCAAATACCAAGGAGAACGGCCCCAACTCGATCCTGATTCATGACCAGGTGCCCGGCGGCACCGGCTACCTGGCGGCCTTCAAGGAGCCGCGCCTGGTGCACGACGCTCTGGCCGCCGCCTGGGAGGTTGTCACCACCTGCAGCTGCGCAGAGGAAGCCCGGCGCGCCTGCCACCGCTGCCTGCTGCCCTTTGCCGACCACGGGCAGGTGGCCAATGTGTCTCGGGTGGACGCCCAGCGCCTGCTGGGGATCCTGTTGGGCATCGGCCCGGCCTCCCCGCGCCCTGACTTTGCGCGGTGGAGCATCTCTACCAGCCGCCCAGAGAGCACCGCCACCGAATCCGCGCTGGAGCTGCGCATGCGGGCGCTGCTAAAGCAGATGCTGGAAAAGGCCGGGGCGCAGATGACGGAGGTACCGGGCTTGGAGGGCCCCAAGCTGATTTTCTCTCTGCCCGGCTCAGACTTGAAATGGAGCCTGTCCCCGCAGGTTTTGCTGGGCGGCACTAAGCCCGACTTCGTGTTGGCCTGCACCAACCCGCGCATTCCCCGCCTGGCGATCTACACCGACGGGGCCGCCTTTCACGCGTCCAGCGCACACAACCGCGCTGGCGACGACGCCATCAAGCGCCACCACCTGCGCGTTGACGCCTCCCCCTCGATCCCGTGGGCCCTGACCGATCAGGACCTGGACCTGTTCGAGGCCCAGCTTCGTGACAAGCCGCTGCCAAGCGCGGGGGCAAGCGAGATCAACCCGCAGGTGCTGGACTTCTTCAGTGCCCAGTACGTGCTGCCTGCTCCCATCACTGCCGCGTTGTCGCGTGGCTCGATGGCGCTGCTGTGGGAGTGGATCGTGGATCCCGACGTGGAAAAGTGGACGGCCTTTTCCACCATTGCCCCGAGCCTGGCCTTGGTTAGCCAGTACCCGCTGGACCAGCAGACCGCACACAACGAGCTTGGCGTGGCCGAGCCCACCTTCAACTTCATCAAGAGCGGCCTATCCGAGGGCGAGCAAGGCAAATGGTGGGAACGCCGGGAAGGCACCATGCGCCTGATCGCGGGCGGAATCCCCAGCAGGGAGGCCGCCACGCGCACAATCCGCTCCCTGGTATACCTGGACGACTCCGCGCCCGCCGCAGCTGACTACCAGGACTCTTGGCGCGCCTGGCTCTACTGGGCCAACCTGACCGCCTTTGCCTCGCCGCGCGTCAACCGCGTGCTGACGGCCTCCTCCCCCGACGTCCTTGACGACCTGGATTCTCTAGGCGCATCGGCTTTGCCCGCCGACGTTCCGCCCGCCTGGCAAGAAATCCTGGACGACGCCGTTGACGACCAGGAACGCTCTGCCCTGCTCCAGATCGTGGCCGTGCCAAGCGTGGCGAAGCTGGAACTGCCGAGCTTTGGTGAGGAAATCGGGGGAACGCCCGTGCTGCTGCGCTGGCCCGAATACGGTTACGCCATCGCCTACAGCGAGGACGACCTGCCCACGCTCACCGCCAGCGGGCTTACCGCCCACACCCTGACCCAAATTGACCAGATCACCGCAAAATTGGTCCAACTGAGCGGAGGCAACTGA
- a CDS encoding 3'-5' exonuclease: MPNVVLASQKNKIDGSIKAKAYTFLQKLQDSDTTPGLHIEPIKNAVDPRVRTGRVDDFLRAVLFRIDCEGEPVYYYVGTFPHDDAIAYARRTELRFNLALGVRELLQHPDPGPGDAAESGKMDAASGTDMPDVPSSQSATAARDEEGGRNVVQKENLLAQNWDQATLESIGISGPLAGQALAAQTQAELARVLEDAPETQALVLLGLACGESWAAIKEELGISETSYEREEQALAAEFAGNSGGFTWVGNNPDSLREALESSDINKWRVFLHPEQRRYAEGSWKGPYRLSGGAGTGKTVVLLHRARALHRKHPGARILLTTYTRTLADSLRTGLELLAPEIEFVDLGQPGVCVKGIDQIAAHIINHASKEELAAAAHCVLGRARPLTFGKRLGDNDAANLFERIGADHTVPDQRLLTGAFLASEYDNVILPARITSLESYLRVPRPGRGTPLSRPLRKVLWEIFDEFRSNLDVQGVLTYPEVVALAAQVMATRGAGEAGVSEAGGGVGGGTVDGLAAGEAGGGVGGGGRNVGPQCLADHILVDEAQDFHALHWQLLRAAAPEGSDDLFIAEDAHQRIYRTRVSLAKYGINIRGRSRRLRLNYRTTAENLAWCINVLEGGSYLDLEDQPEDVSEYKSVRSGPAPRVIQAARGQGEVDAIVDVVRGWIDRDGTELQRNSIAVLTRSSAKADAINRALPSAGIASVFPRSGEAVDADSVVVMTMHQAKGLEFRYVIVAGAGADELPSKWALASMPEGERDEILLRERSLLYVAASRARDELVVTTTAEREF, from the coding sequence ATGCCCAACGTTGTTCTAGCCAGCCAGAAGAACAAGATCGACGGCTCTATCAAGGCCAAGGCTTACACGTTCCTGCAGAAGCTGCAGGACAGCGACACCACGCCCGGCCTGCACATCGAGCCCATCAAGAACGCTGTGGACCCGCGCGTGCGCACCGGACGCGTGGACGACTTCTTGCGCGCCGTGCTATTCCGTATCGACTGCGAGGGCGAGCCCGTCTACTACTACGTGGGCACCTTCCCCCACGACGACGCCATCGCCTACGCTCGCCGCACCGAGCTGCGCTTCAACCTGGCGCTCGGCGTGCGCGAACTACTGCAGCACCCAGACCCAGGGCCCGGTGACGCAGCCGAAAGCGGCAAAATGGATGCTGCCAGCGGTACCGATATGCCCGACGTTCCCTCCAGCCAATCCGCGACGGCGGCGCGAGATGAGGAAGGCGGGCGGAACGTCGTCCAAAAGGAAAACCTGCTCGCCCAAAACTGGGACCAGGCAACGCTCGAAAGCATCGGCATCTCCGGCCCGCTGGCCGGGCAGGCGCTAGCCGCGCAAACGCAAGCCGAGCTAGCGCGCGTGCTAGAAGACGCGCCGGAAACACAAGCACTAGTGCTCCTAGGGTTGGCGTGCGGCGAAAGCTGGGCCGCAATCAAGGAAGAACTCGGCATCAGCGAAACCAGCTACGAGCGTGAAGAGCAGGCACTCGCCGCCGAATTCGCCGGCAACTCCGGCGGGTTCACGTGGGTCGGCAACAACCCCGACAGCCTGCGCGAGGCCCTGGAATCCTCAGACATCAACAAGTGGCGCGTCTTCCTCCACCCAGAACAGCGCCGCTACGCAGAAGGAAGCTGGAAGGGTCCCTACCGGCTCTCCGGCGGCGCAGGAACAGGCAAGACGGTGGTGCTGCTGCACCGAGCACGCGCCCTACACCGCAAGCACCCCGGCGCGCGCATCCTGCTCACCACCTACACCCGCACCCTGGCCGACTCACTACGCACGGGCCTCGAACTGCTCGCGCCAGAGATCGAATTCGTCGACCTGGGGCAACCCGGTGTGTGTGTCAAAGGCATCGACCAAATCGCGGCACACATCATCAACCACGCTTCCAAGGAAGAACTCGCCGCGGCCGCCCACTGCGTGCTTGGCCGCGCCCGCCCCCTCACCTTCGGCAAGCGCCTAGGGGACAACGACGCCGCCAACCTGTTCGAACGCATCGGGGCCGACCACACCGTGCCCGACCAGCGCCTCCTCACCGGCGCGTTCCTAGCCAGCGAATACGACAACGTGATCCTGCCCGCGCGAATCACCAGCCTCGAGAGCTACCTGCGCGTGCCCCGCCCCGGGCGCGGCACCCCCCTCTCCCGGCCCCTGCGCAAGGTGCTGTGGGAGATATTCGACGAGTTCCGCTCCAACCTCGATGTCCAGGGCGTGCTCACGTATCCCGAGGTCGTGGCGCTGGCCGCGCAGGTGATGGCGACTCGAGGCGCTGGGGAGGCTGGTGTTAGTGAGGCCGGCGGCGGTGTTGGCGGCGGCACGGTTGACGGCCTTGCCGCCGGTGAGGCCGGCGGCGGTGTTGGCGGCGGCGGGAGGAACGTCGGCCCCCAGTGCCTGGCCGACCACATATTGGTCGACGAGGCGCAGGACTTCCACGCACTCCACTGGCAGCTGCTGCGGGCGGCCGCGCCGGAGGGCTCCGACGACCTATTCATTGCGGAGGACGCGCACCAGCGGATCTACCGCACGCGCGTGTCACTCGCTAAGTACGGGATCAACATCAGGGGACGCTCACGCCGCTTGCGGCTCAACTACCGCACAACAGCTGAGAACCTGGCCTGGTGTATCAACGTGCTCGAAGGAGGCAGCTACCTGGACCTGGAGGACCAGCCCGAGGACGTCAGCGAATACAAGTCGGTGCGGTCGGGCCCGGCGCCGCGCGTCATTCAGGCGGCGCGGGGGCAGGGTGAGGTCGATGCGATCGTGGACGTGGTGCGTGGCTGGATTGACCGCGACGGGACGGAACTGCAGCGCAACTCCATCGCCGTGCTAACCCGCTCCAGCGCGAAGGCAGATGCGATCAACCGGGCGTTGCCGAGTGCGGGCATCGCGTCTGTGTTCCCAAGGTCGGGCGAGGCGGTGGACGCAGACAGCGTGGTGGTCATGACCATGCACCAGGCCAAGGGACTGGAGTTCCGGTACGTGATCGTGGCCGGGGCCGGCGCGGACGAGCTGCCGTCCAAGTGGGCACTGGCCTCCATGCCCGAGGGCGAACGGGACGAAATACTGCTGCGGGAGCGGTCCCTCCTGTACGTCGCTGCGTCACGCGCCCGCGACGAGCTGGTGGTGACTACAACGGCCGAGCGGGAGTTCTAG
- a CDS encoding helix-turn-helix domain-containing protein: MTIAEAARRERVSEQWLGRWNADFLEAGKAGLAAGRPKPSTREQQLETRRLGANPGAWRGCGRDPGVEEVCAGQAGPSSRTSR; the protein is encoded by the coding sequence ATGACTATTGCCGAGGCAGCAAGGCGTGAGAGGGTCAGCGAGCAGTGGCTTGGTCGGTGGAATGCTGACTTTCTTGAGGCGGGCAAGGCTGGCCTTGCAGCGGGCAGGCCCAAGCCGTCGACACGCGAGCAACAGTTGGAAACCCGAAGGCTTGGAGCTAACCCAGGCGCTTGGCGAGGCTGCGGTAGAGATCCGGGTGTGGAAGAAGTCTGCGCAGGGCAGGCTGGGCCCTCTTCGAGGACCTCGAGGTAA
- a CDS encoding toll/interleukin-1 receptor domain-containing protein codes for MCTTSETQHPQEIEVAVFLSYAREDENHNNFIRHFKESLTYFAKAKYGIRIKAFLDQESIEWGEIWKSRLEAEVVAASVFIPFLSANYLNSENCRKEYNLYLSATTESDVPELILPIVLFNSPKLFRPDSDDDIARQSADRQWIIIEDAILAGAGTAEWRKTMSMIAERFYKSYNAAVTKLSLAVTNSPGPKGGAPIVESESPSPASTTYTSSSDAPGLFDELATLEEQLKELTSIIAEGPDAIKKLGDAASIEPDPQVLSSAALKTWSFGVAEHLKGPANKIGDIGEKMFATTMRVHASMRNVREIAIEYLPGDERPAKSYNESIQPLADLGNVAEQMNSLLESMRPAERSSAAIRRALSPARSGVAKIRDSINLIESLPPIEL; via the coding sequence ATGTGCACCACCAGTGAGACTCAGCATCCACAAGAGATTGAAGTGGCCGTGTTCTTAAGCTACGCCCGAGAGGACGAAAATCACAATAACTTCATTAGGCATTTCAAAGAAAGTCTTACCTATTTCGCAAAAGCAAAATATGGCATAAGGATTAAAGCGTTCCTCGATCAAGAGAGCATTGAGTGGGGTGAAATATGGAAAAGTCGACTTGAGGCGGAGGTGGTGGCCGCTAGCGTATTCATCCCATTCCTGAGTGCAAATTACTTAAATAGCGAAAATTGCAGAAAAGAGTACAACCTATACCTGAGTGCCACAACAGAAAGTGACGTACCCGAACTAATTCTACCAATCGTCCTATTCAACTCCCCCAAGCTGTTCAGGCCAGACTCAGATGACGACATTGCGCGCCAGTCAGCCGATCGCCAGTGGATAATAATCGAAGACGCAATCCTGGCTGGAGCAGGGACGGCCGAGTGGCGAAAAACGATGAGCATGATTGCCGAGCGGTTTTACAAATCCTACAATGCAGCCGTCACCAAGCTCTCATTAGCGGTCACAAACTCTCCAGGCCCGAAAGGTGGAGCGCCAATTGTCGAATCCGAGTCCCCCTCTCCCGCTTCAACCACGTACACCAGCTCAAGCGACGCCCCAGGATTATTCGACGAACTCGCAACTTTGGAAGAGCAGTTAAAAGAACTAACATCGATTATCGCTGAGGGGCCAGACGCGATTAAGAAGTTGGGCGACGCCGCCAGCATTGAGCCCGATCCCCAAGTTTTGTCGTCGGCTGCACTTAAGACTTGGTCATTTGGAGTTGCCGAGCACCTCAAAGGGCCTGCCAATAAAATAGGGGATATAGGCGAGAAAATGTTCGCTACGACAATGCGAGTTCACGCCTCGATGCGAAATGTCAGAGAAATTGCAATCGAGTACCTGCCTGGCGATGAACGGCCGGCTAAGTCCTACAACGAAAGCATCCAACCTCTAGCAGACCTTGGAAACGTAGCAGAGCAAATGAACTCCCTTTTGGAGTCCATGAGGCCTGCGGAGCGCTCCTCGGCCGCCATTCGGCGCGCATTGTCTCCAGCACGTAGCGGAGTTGCAAAAATTCGGGATTCGATCAATTTGATTGAAAGCCTGCCTCCCATCGAGCTGTGA